A genomic window from Hippocampus zosterae strain Florida chromosome 13, ASM2543408v3, whole genome shotgun sequence includes:
- the si:ch211-243a20.4 gene encoding uncharacterized protein si:ch211-243a20.4 isoform X1, producing the protein MALRQHRHFFPMLNWIFKMLLPLCAGTREPKLLFFDTVFVGFTGEDLHVHYELNIPANQSEDTLACFDPYNQMIFKHKVPATQGHALTNKAIIQLKMLMSSGEYHCQYKVAKAYWFLRLKDEGYRDVTRVDYTDFIVVACCCGVLLVFSVLSSVYVFRGTWKKQIPDRKQNNERTQAQKSEDDGMGVIIASSTSLYAKICFRVLSHDHVPFMMCLTAQLSTQSHSRGSLLSSQKPVRNRGNNASKNMRKGHLSLSTRISES; encoded by the exons ATGGCATTACGACAACATCGACATTTCTTTCCCATGCTGAATTGGATTTTCAAAATGCTCCTTCCTTTATGCGCAGGGACTCGAGAGCCAA aattattatttttcgacACTGTCTTTGTGGGTTTCACGGGTGAAGATCTCCACGTTCATTATGAGCTGAATATCCCGGCGAACCAAAGTGAAGACACCTTGGCGTGTTTTGACCCTTATAACCAGATgatttttaaacacaaagtACCTGCAACCCAAGGCCATGCGTTGACCAACAAGGCCATTATTCAACTGAAAATGCTCATGAGTTCCGGAGAATATCATTGCCAGTATAAGGTGGCCAAAGCGTACTGGTTTCTACGACTGAAAG ATGAAGGCTACAGGGATGTCACTAGGGTGGACTACACCGACTTCATCGTGGTGGCCTGCTGCTGTGGTGTATTGCTGGTTTTTAGTGTGCTCAGCTCTGTGTATGTCTTCAGAGGAACTTGG AAAAAACAAATCCCCGATCGAAAGCAGAACAACGAACGAACGCAAGCACAAAAGTCTGAGGATGACGGCATGGGTGTAATAATAGCTTCTTCCACATCCCTCTATGCT AAAATATGTTTTAGAGTCTTGAGCCACGACCACGTTCCATTTATGATGTGCTTGACCGCTCAGCTGTCAACGCAGAGTCACAGCAGAGGAAGCCTGCTCTCAAGCCAAAAACCAGTCAGAAACCG GGGGAACAACGCAAGCAAGAACATGAGGAAGGGGCATTTGAGTCTGTCTACGAGAATTTCTGAATCATAA
- the si:ch211-243a20.4 gene encoding uncharacterized protein si:ch211-243a20.4 isoform X2, with protein MALRQHRHFFPMLNWIFKMLLPLCAGTREPKLLFFDTVFVGFTGEDLHVHYELNIPANQSEDTLACFDPYNQMIFKHKVPATQGHALTNKAIIQLKMLMSSGEYHCQYKVAKAYWFLRLKDEGYRDVTRVDYTDFIVVACCCGVLLVFSVLSSVYVFRGTWKKQIPDRKQNNERTQAQKSEDDGMGVIIASSTSLYASLEPRPRSIYDVLDRSAVNAESQQRKPALKPKTSQKPGEQRKQEHEEGAFESVYENF; from the exons ATGGCATTACGACAACATCGACATTTCTTTCCCATGCTGAATTGGATTTTCAAAATGCTCCTTCCTTTATGCGCAGGGACTCGAGAGCCAA aattattatttttcgacACTGTCTTTGTGGGTTTCACGGGTGAAGATCTCCACGTTCATTATGAGCTGAATATCCCGGCGAACCAAAGTGAAGACACCTTGGCGTGTTTTGACCCTTATAACCAGATgatttttaaacacaaagtACCTGCAACCCAAGGCCATGCGTTGACCAACAAGGCCATTATTCAACTGAAAATGCTCATGAGTTCCGGAGAATATCATTGCCAGTATAAGGTGGCCAAAGCGTACTGGTTTCTACGACTGAAAG ATGAAGGCTACAGGGATGTCACTAGGGTGGACTACACCGACTTCATCGTGGTGGCCTGCTGCTGTGGTGTATTGCTGGTTTTTAGTGTGCTCAGCTCTGTGTATGTCTTCAGAGGAACTTGG AAAAAACAAATCCCCGATCGAAAGCAGAACAACGAACGAACGCAAGCACAAAAGTCTGAGGATGACGGCATGGGTGTAATAATAGCTTCTTCCACATCCCTCTATGCT AGTCTTGAGCCACGACCACGTTCCATTTATGATGTGCTTGACCGCTCAGCTGTCAACGCAGAGTCACAGCAGAGGAAGCCTGCTCTCAAGCCAAAAACCAGTCAGAAACCG GGGGAACAACGCAAGCAAGAACATGAGGAAGGGGCATTTGAGTCTGTCTACGAGAATTTCTGA
- the f8a gene encoding 40-kDa huntingtin-associated protein, giving the protein MAAEGDFLARYRAVSNKLKKRFLRKPNVAEASEQFGQLAKELKQQDCLQYAAFCNLAMARCEQTLFNAPGEALALTDAARLFLSSEKENRSLQAPGFDEHLQAALNCYSFAIKVYVEMNQPVMAASLCLELGNALKEMNRPGEAIVHYQRAAELQTQMPVESLLSMGEMASCKILTRDYDGALSVFTEMQLTCQERGLQLPGTSTPVGAFLDIVARCEIARVLLLMLLEPPPQKLLPEHAQTLERYAWESFDPHSQVTFLPENVFLLLQSVVMACQEKDTESLKSLQTELWPLLTAEQNHLLHLVVQERITPSGQGI; this is encoded by the exons ATGGCTGCAGAAGGTGACTTCTTGGCGAGATATCGCGCTGTATCGAATAAGCTTAAAAA ACGGTTCCTTCGGAAGCCAAATGTTGCGGAGGCAAGTGAGCAGTTTG GTCAACTAGCCAAGGAGCTGAAGCAGCAGGACTGTTTGCAGTATGCCGCATTCTGTAACCTGGCCATGGCCCG GTGTGAGCAGACTCTCTTTAATGCACCAGGAGAAGCTCTGGCGCTAACTGATGCTGCACGCCTTTTTCTTTCCTCTGAGAAAGAGAATCGCTCACTGCAGGCACCAGGCTTTGACGAGCACCTGCAGGCTGCACTCAACTGCTACAGTTTTGCCATCAAG GTGTATGTTGAAATGAACCAGCCTGTGATGGCAGCCAGTCTGTGTTTAGAACTTGGCAATGCACTCAAA GAGATGAACCGACCAGGAGAAGCTATTGTTCATTATCAGAGGGCCGCAGAGCTACAAACACAAATGCCAGTGGAATCTCTTTTGTCGATGGGCGAAATGGCTTCATGTAAAATTCTCACAC GTGACTACGATGGCGCCTTGTCAGTGTTTACGGAAATGCAGCTTACGTGCCAGGAGAGAGGACTGCAACTACCAGGCACCAGCACCCCTGTTG GTGCTTTTCTGGACATTGTGGCGAGATGCGAGATCGCCAGAGTATTACTGCTGATGTTGCTTGAg CCTCCGCCTCAGAAGCTGCTACCAGAACATGCGCAAACACTGGAGAGATACGCATGGGAGTCCTTTGACCCACACAGCCAAG TGACCTTCCTACCAGAGAATGTTTTCCTGCTCCTGCAGTCGGTGGTG ATGGCATGCCAAGAGAAAGACACAGAGTCCCTGAAGTCTCTTCAGACTGAGCTATG GCCACTGCTGACCGCTGAACAGAATCACCTCCTTCACCTAGTGGTTCAGGAGCGCATCACACCCTCTGGCCAAGGCATTTAG
- the emp1 gene encoding epithelial membrane protein 1 yields the protein MLMLAGIVVVHLTAIILLLIATIDNAWWTTDVLSTDLWGRWELVNSAWHYTNLKDSPEEYLQAVQATSVLACIFAILSLFVFVAQLFTLPKGQRFTFTGVLQLIACLCIMIAASIYTAEFHANEDGAYGHSYILAWISFVLTLLLAITYLVLRKKSE from the exons ATGTTGATGCTGGCTGGAATCGTTGTTGTGCATCTCACCGCCATTATCCTGCTCCTCATTGCTACCATTGATAAT GCCTGGTGGACCACCGATGTATTGTCAACCGACTTGTGGGGAAGATGGGAGCTGGTCAACTCAGCCTGGCATTACACTAACCTGAAAGACTCCCCAGAGG AGTACCTTCAGGCGGTACAGGCGACTTCAGTGCTGGCGTGCATCTTCGCCATCCTATCCCTGTTTGTCTTTGTGGCTCAGCTCTTCACTCTGCCCAAAGGCCAACGCTTCACCTTCACCGGTGTTTTACAGTTGATCGCCT GTCTGTGTATAATGATAGCTGCCTCAATTTACACCGCCGAGTTCCACGCCAATGAAGACGGAGCATACGGACACTCCTATATCCTGGCCTGGATCTCATTTGTCCTCACACTCCTCTTAGCAATCACCTATCTTGTTCTGCGGAAAAAAAGTGAGTGA
- the LOC127613305 gene encoding uncharacterized protein LOC127613305, with protein sequence MNCDEKGIKYNLYLFLVTTYFFHLCGSVPPAPLGSRISVHEAQESSLTERGQVKQDVTKGNLNELLVQGSELHGSSKSGYNKFGSRTEAFYADHIPDFSKSKVSEAVPHESLSWTWTKGKAIKSQSLLDTEDGYQSDFTGFSAVPGKVLVSSSDTVPRASEWLALKPVLLCDQNFMSFTASGQGFSQLLVDKGGASPVSLFQLSLYCGYTVRKSWSDLHMVVPYDACYITQENNSYVLPMLWWGNPLKLSCPVRKPMAASSIPVVLCSPYGMAVYLHQRENGLPVLGVLGNGVWSPFVSSECAYRVDSQPEEFIFFIPFVASCLRDGQELKLVFDKQEIMLSCTLSPPPSSLPQSGETLQPHVPYTKNPSTPPPSSVQDPIAELPDFRHATDTGLPYTQIPRLPNPGFQPDIRNRFSPVGAPVAPLHQFPYPSTYQPDAPASSAQDQIVQLPGHPHLAYPGFRYPTFPHVYPPDSKPAIPWFSPGGVPGAPSNALPVAPGFSAQDQIPLRHDYPQFAYPGFRSPTFSSVYLPGSKSAIPPHPSQDSGPGALPHHFQYPKNPLPAPPPTPPTQDQMAQFPYNFHSAYSKFLAPQFPQVYLPASEPAGPSQATAPQAPHPPTILDYLQIPSYPIPAGSMSRPHPPPFSPPKQPAMPHYHLPSNLYSFHNPHEHFFHPQKDHSHLPPSTFANPSYPYPQDPIYLLSPPSEEHHQANCPPYSQTPCGSYQYAYPDSYPPYSPIHTPVSQYPTESPASTQKPLFGKTSINPSVVPKPKVFCSSNQMVVQLPPGPISEIVVKDAKGNEISIQEAPKHCGYSPSIGKNGKIHFSLELHTRCHMSVKDNMYTISVTHMTQSGRMEAQFYCPASASSSGHDCSLPKDQRIPCQQGLVSQASCLSMGCCFSKQPPACYYHMDECTVDRHFVFSVPASLTEPPLSPGQLGVANNSTCKPVKVTSDYALFKLPMDGCGARRMEVGKTLIYMVEVINIVQTISLNYGTITRDSPVRLLVECRYVPGSALTVSYLVKTPTLGPAVQTQGVFGVQLRLAKDAQYTSYYPQYHQPLQMLLGKPLYLEVRMLNAPDPTLRLLVHYCVAYSRSGSSVWVLLYNGCPNPLDPTSQVVQSDPQSHSPDPQTRRFTMTTFQFLSEGDIKDLNEEIYFMCATEFCSTLDGPCVEGCFGQ encoded by the exons ATGAATTGCGACGAAAAAGGGATAAAGTacaacttgtatttatttttggtaacGACTTACTTTTTCCACCTTTGTGGTTCTGTACCACCAGCCCCATTGGGAAGCCGTATTTCCGTCCACGAAGCCCAAGAATCATCTTTAACCGAACGTGGACAGGTTAAACAAGATGTCACGAAAGGGAACCTTAATGAGTTACTTGTCCAGGGAAGCGAACTGCACGGATCTAGCAAAAGTGGGTATAATAAGTTCGGTTCTCGAACTGAAGCGTTTTATGCAGATCATATTCCAGACTTCAGTAAATCCAAAGTCAGTGAAGCTGTTCCTCACGAGAGCCTGTCGTGGACTTGGACTAAAGGTAAAGCCATCAAATCACAAAGCTTGCTCGACACAGAAGATGGATATCAAAGTGATTTCACAG GGTTTTCTGCTGTTCCGGGAAAAGTCTTGGTATCATCATCTGACACAGTTCCACGTGCATCTGAATGGCTGGCGTTGAAGCCTGTGCTACTGTGTGATCAAAATTTCATGAGCTTCACAGCTTCAGGACAAGGATTCTCGCAGCTCTTGGTGGACAAAG GAGGAGCTTCTCCCGTCTCTCTGTTCCAGCTATCTCTATATTGCGGTTACACAGTGAGGAAATCATGGAGTGACCTTCATATGGTGGTGCCATATGATGCATGCTACATTACCCAGGAG AACAACAGTTACGTGCTGCCCATGCTTTGGTGGGGCAATCCACTGAAGCTCTCTTGCCCAGTGCGGAAACCTATGGCTGCATCGTCAATCCCTGTCGTCCTCTGTTCCCCTTACGGCATGGCAGTGTATCTGCACCAGCGAGAGAATGGTCTGCCAGTGCTGGGAGTTCTTG GAAATGGAGTTTGGTCTCCATTTGTCTCTAGCGAATGTGCATACCGTGTTGACTCCCAACCAGAAGAGTTTATCTTCTTCATCCCATTCGTTGCTTCTTGTCTCAGA GATGGGCAAGAACTCAAACTTGTTTTCGATAAGCAAGAAATCATGCTCTCCTGTACTTTGTCTCCTCCACCATCTTCCTTACCTCAGTCAGGTGAAACTCTCCAGCCCCATGTACCATACACTAAAAATCCTTCTACACCTCCTCCATCTTCAGTCCAAGATCCGATTGCCGAACTTCCTGATTTCCGCCACGCGACCGACACTGGCTTGCCATACACTCAAATTCCACGGCTCCCCAATCCCGGTTTTCAGCCTGACATCAGGAATCGGTTTTCTCCAGTTGGCGCTCCTGTAGCGCCACTTCATCAGTTTCCCTACCCCTCAACTTATCAACCCGATGCACCTGCATCTTCAGCTCAGGATCAGATTGTCCAGCTCCCTGGTCATCCACACCTTGCCTACCCAGGGTTCCGGTACCCCACCTTTCCCCATGTCTATCCTCCCGACTCAAAGCCTGCCATCCcatggttttctccgggcggtGTTCCTGGTGCCCCCTCAAATGCGTTACCTGTTGCGCCTGGTTTTTCAGCCCAAGATCAGATTCCTCTGCGTCATGATTATCCCCAATTTGCTTACCCAGGGTTTCGATCACCCACATTTTCCAGTGTTTACCTTCCTGGCTCAAAGTCTGCCATTCCCCCTCACCCCTCTCAAGATAGTGGACCTGGAGCCCTGCCTCATCATTTCCAATACCCCAAAAATCCTTTACCAGCTCCTCCACCTACACCTCCAACACAGGATCAGATGGCTCAATTTCCATATAATTTCCACAGCGCTTACTCGAAATTCTTGGCCCCTCAATTTCCCCAAGTCTATCTTCCTGCCTCAGAGCCTGCCGGTCCCTCTCAAGCCACTGCTCCTCAAgctccccacccacccacaattCTGGATTATCTTCAAATACCTTCTTATCCTATACCAGCAGGTTCGATGTCAAGACCACATCCTCCCCCTTTCAGTCCACCAAAACAACCGGCAATGCCACATTACCATCTTCCATCCAATCTATATAGCTTTCACAATCCACATGAACACTTTTTCCATCCCCAAAAAGATCACAGTCACCTGCCTCCTTCCACTTTTGCTAATCCCAGCTATCCTTATCCCCAAGACCCCATTTACTTGCTTTCACCTCCATCTGAGGAACATCACCAAGCCAACTGCCCCCCTTACTCTCAAACACCTTGTGGCTCCTACCAGTACGCTTATCCGGATAGCTATCCACCCTATTCACCAATACACACTCCTGTGTCCCAGTACCCGACTGAGTCACCTGCATCGACACAAAAACCTTTGTTTGGCAAGACTTCCATTAACCCGTCTGTTGTTCCAAAGCCCAAAGTCTTCTGCTCCTCCAATCAGATGGTAGTTCAGCTCCCACCTGGTCCAATCTCCGAAATTGTTGTGAAAG ATGCAAAAGGGAATGAAATAAGTATCCAGGAGGCTCCAAAGCACTGTGGGTATTCTCCCAGCATcggaaaaaatggcaaaatccaTTTTAGCCTCGAGTTACACACGCGCTGTCACATGAGTGTGAAG GATAACATGTACACCATTAGTGTAACCCATATGACTCAAAGCGGCAGGATGGAGGCTCAATTTTACTGTCCAGCTTCCGCCTCCTCATCTGGACATG attgCAGCCTTCCCAAAGACCAACGGATCCCTTGTCAACAAGGTCTGGTATCCCAGGCATCATGTCTCTCCATGGGCTGCTGTTTCAGCAAGCAACCCCCTGCCTGCTACTACCACATGGATG AGTGCACAGTTGACCGCCACTTTGTCTTCTCTGTGCCTGCATCCCTCACGGAGCCCCCACTTTCCCCTGGCCAATTGGGGGTTGCCAACAATTCCACCTGTAAACCAGTGAAAGTGACTTCTGATTATGCCTTGTTCAAGCTCCCCATGGATGGCTGCGGGGCTCGCAGAATG GAAGTCGGGAAAACGTTGATCTATATGGTGGAAGTCATCAACATAGTTCAGACCATCAGCCTCAATTATGGCACCATCACGAGAGATTCTCCTGTCAG ATTGCTTGTGGAGTGCCGCTATGTACCAGGCAGTGCTTTAACAGTGAGCTACTTGGTAAAAACTCCTACCCTGGGGCCAGCGGTCCAGACCCAGGGCGTGTTTGGCGTCCAACTCCGCCTGGCTAAAG ATGCTCAGTACACCAGCTACTACCCACAGTATCACCAGCCCCTGCAGATGCTACTGGGGAAACCCCTCTACCTGGAAGTGAGGATGCTCAACGCCCCGGACCCCACTTTGCGGCTCCTGGTCCACTACTGTGTGGCCTACTCACGCTCTGGAAGTTCGGTGTGGGTGTTGCTTTATAACGG ATGCCCCAACCCCTTGGATCCAACCTCTCAGGTTGTGCAATCTGATCCTCAATCTCACTCCCCTGATCCTCAAACACGTCGCTTCACCATGACAACCTTCCAGTTCCTTTCTGAAGGAGACATCAAAGACCTGAATGAGGAG ATTTACTTCATGTGTGCAACTGAATTCTGCTCAACACTTGATGGCCCGTGTGTCGAGGGGTGTTTTGGTCAGTGA